From a region of the Agromyces ramosus genome:
- a CDS encoding aminotransferase class V-fold PLP-dependent enzyme yields MTVIEQRAPQLLAEPRDVTGPRPLAALVDAGLEVPVLGGGRVRHVNLDLAASAPALASVAEQVAAQTPWYSSVHRGTGYPSELATALVDDARAAIGRHLGARDDDVVVFTRNTTDALNLLAGAVPGEVVVLDIEHHANLLPWRDRRVVVARDTIEATIADLEAELARRPAALLTITGASNVTGEVLPIARLAELAHAHGARIAVDAAQLLPHRRVDLAASDLDYVAASGHKAYAPYGTGVLVGRADWLDRATPHLAGGGAVAEVGVDAVRWLDSPARHEAGTPNVLGIAAFASALAELEWLGEPARLAHERALTERLHRGLATIDGVHVVRGFRDVHDTVGIATLELERGSVGLAAAALSAEHGISVRAGRFCAHPFFDRVARRSNGLRASLGVGSRADDVDRFVEALAKLVADGPRARYEKRATGWHPVPDDRPRPAHGFDFGHPR; encoded by the coding sequence GTGACCGTCATCGAGCAACGCGCGCCGCAGCTCCTCGCTGAGCCCCGGGACGTCACCGGCCCGCGGCCGCTCGCCGCGCTCGTCGACGCCGGACTCGAGGTGCCCGTGCTGGGCGGTGGGCGCGTTCGACACGTGAACCTCGACCTCGCGGCATCCGCCCCGGCCCTCGCCTCCGTGGCGGAACAGGTCGCCGCGCAGACGCCGTGGTACTCGAGCGTGCACCGCGGCACCGGCTATCCCTCCGAACTCGCGACCGCGCTCGTCGACGACGCGCGCGCCGCCATCGGGCGCCACCTCGGTGCTCGCGACGACGACGTCGTGGTCTTCACGCGCAACACGACCGACGCCCTCAACCTGCTCGCGGGCGCCGTGCCCGGCGAGGTCGTGGTGCTCGACATCGAGCATCACGCGAACCTCCTGCCCTGGCGCGATCGTCGCGTCGTCGTGGCACGGGACACGATCGAGGCGACCATCGCCGACCTCGAGGCCGAGCTCGCCCGCCGGCCGGCGGCGCTGCTCACGATCACGGGCGCGTCGAACGTCACCGGCGAGGTGCTGCCGATCGCCCGGCTCGCCGAGCTCGCGCACGCACACGGGGCGCGCATCGCGGTCGACGCCGCGCAGCTGCTGCCGCACCGGCGCGTCGACCTCGCGGCATCCGACCTCGACTACGTCGCGGCCTCGGGCCACAAGGCGTACGCGCCATACGGGACCGGCGTACTCGTCGGCCGCGCCGACTGGCTCGACCGGGCCACCCCTCACCTCGCCGGGGGCGGCGCCGTCGCCGAGGTCGGCGTCGACGCCGTGCGGTGGCTGGACTCGCCCGCACGACACGAGGCGGGCACGCCGAACGTGCTGGGCATCGCCGCGTTCGCCTCGGCGCTCGCCGAACTCGAGTGGCTCGGCGAACCCGCCCGCCTCGCCCACGAACGCGCCCTCACCGAGCGCCTGCACCGCGGCCTCGCGACGATCGACGGCGTGCACGTCGTGCGCGGTTTTCGCGATGTCCACGACACCGTGGGCATCGCGACGCTCGAACTCGAGCGCGGCTCGGTCGGGCTCGCCGCGGCCGCGCTGTCGGCCGAGCACGGCATCTCGGTGCGTGCGGGCCGGTTCTGCGCGCACCCGTTCTTCGATCGCGTCGCGCGCCGCTCGAACGGGCTCCGGGCGAGCCTCGGCGTCGGATCCCGGGCCGACGACGTCGACCGTTTCGTCGAGGCGCTCGCCAAGCTCGTCGCCGACGGGCCGCGTGCCCGCTACGAGAAGCGGGCGACGGGGTGGCATCCGGTCCCCGACGACCGTCCGAGGCCGGCGCACGGCTTCGATTTCGGCCACCCGCGCTGA
- the pstS gene encoding phosphate ABC transporter substrate-binding protein PstS, whose product MRSRSVRPTIVAVAMTAALLSGCAVNEQGDTESALSGTLDAAGSSAQGAAQDAWVAGFQRANGSVTINYDPAGSGAGREQFIVGAVGYAGSDSALSREEVDGPLARCTEESGAIDLPVYLSPIVLAYNIEGVDRLQLDADTIAGIFAGTIERWNDPSITSLNPGAPLPDARIAPVHRSDDSGTTENFTDYLAEAAPEAWPFEPDDAFPVEGEAAQGNSGIAAVIRDGVNVIGYLDASRADGLDVASLAVGDAFVAPSAEAAAAVVDVSPMEPGRADDDLVIDIDRATTEPGVYPLVLVSYVIACRQYAQANEGQLVGAYLEWVASAVGQDAAADDAGSAPISPALRERVEAAIAGIS is encoded by the coding sequence ATGCGCTCGCGATCCGTCCGACCCACGATCGTCGCGGTCGCGATGACGGCGGCACTGCTGAGCGGATGCGCCGTGAACGAGCAGGGCGACACCGAGAGCGCACTGTCGGGCACGCTCGATGCGGCCGGATCCTCGGCGCAGGGCGCGGCGCAAGACGCGTGGGTCGCCGGATTCCAGCGCGCGAACGGCAGCGTGACGATCAACTACGACCCGGCCGGCTCCGGCGCCGGGCGCGAGCAGTTCATCGTCGGCGCGGTCGGGTACGCGGGCAGCGACTCCGCGCTCAGCCGTGAGGAGGTCGACGGCCCGCTCGCGCGCTGCACCGAGGAGTCGGGTGCGATCGACCTGCCGGTGTACCTCTCGCCGATCGTGCTGGCGTACAACATCGAGGGCGTCGACCGGCTGCAGCTCGACGCCGACACGATCGCCGGCATCTTCGCGGGCACGATCGAGCGCTGGAACGACCCGAGCATCACGAGCCTGAATCCGGGCGCGCCCCTGCCCGACGCCCGCATCGCGCCGGTCCACCGTTCCGACGACTCGGGCACCACCGAGAACTTCACCGACTACCTCGCCGAGGCGGCACCCGAGGCCTGGCCGTTCGAGCCCGACGACGCCTTCCCGGTCGAGGGTGAGGCCGCGCAGGGCAACTCCGGCATCGCCGCGGTCATCCGTGACGGCGTGAACGTCATCGGGTACCTCGACGCCTCGCGGGCCGACGGACTCGACGTGGCGAGCCTCGCCGTCGGCGACGCGTTCGTCGCGCCGAGCGCCGAGGCCGCCGCCGCGGTCGTCGACGTCTCGCCGATGGAGCCGGGCCGCGCCGACGACGATCTCGTCATCGACATCGACCGGGCGACCACCGAGCCCGGCGTGTACCCGCTCGTGCTCGTCAGCTACGTCATCGCCTGCCGTCAATACGCCCAGGCGAACGAGGGGCAGCTCGTGGGTGCGTATCTCGAGTGGGTCGCGAGCGCCGTGGGGCAGGATGCCGCAGCCGACGACGCGGGCTCGGCGCCGATCTCGCCCGCACTGCGCGAGCGCGTCGAGGCGGCGATCGCCGGCATCAGCTGA
- a CDS encoding bile acid:sodium symporter family protein gives MGSALTTIGLPVALGIIMFGLGLTLTPRDFARVAKSPKAVLVALACQLVVLPALCFGLVLLFQLPPVLAVGMMLLAASPGGTTANLYSHLFRGDVALNISLTAVNSVLAVFTLPLITNLAIAYFLPEGNELGLQFAKTVEVFAIVLGPVVLGMLVRWWRPGFADRMDGPVRVASVVILVIVIAGAIVSNLDLLLENAGRLAGITVLFCVLSLTIGYFVPRLFAVTRGQSIASSFEIGIHNATLAIVIAQTVIGSVEMSLPAAVYGVLMFFVALAFGFLIRGRTRVGAASGAEDATVHARIPDAAGHGDGRRG, from the coding sequence ATGGGATCAGCGTTGACCACCATCGGATTGCCCGTCGCCCTCGGCATCATCATGTTCGGGCTCGGGCTCACCCTCACGCCGCGCGACTTCGCGCGCGTCGCGAAGTCGCCGAAGGCGGTGCTCGTCGCCCTCGCCTGCCAGCTCGTCGTGCTGCCGGCGCTCTGCTTCGGGCTGGTGCTGCTCTTCCAGCTGCCGCCGGTGCTCGCGGTCGGCATGATGCTGCTCGCTGCCTCGCCCGGCGGCACCACGGCGAACCTCTACAGCCACCTGTTCCGCGGCGACGTCGCCCTCAACATCTCGCTGACCGCCGTGAACTCCGTGCTCGCCGTGTTCACGCTGCCGCTCATCACGAACCTCGCGATCGCGTACTTCCTGCCCGAGGGCAACGAGCTGGGACTGCAGTTCGCGAAGACCGTCGAGGTCTTCGCGATCGTCCTCGGACCGGTCGTGCTGGGCATGCTCGTGCGGTGGTGGAGGCCCGGCTTCGCCGACCGCATGGACGGACCCGTGCGCGTCGCCTCGGTCGTCATCCTCGTCATCGTCATCGCGGGCGCCATCGTGTCGAACCTCGATCTGCTCCTCGAGAACGCGGGGCGGCTCGCCGGCATCACGGTGCTCTTCTGCGTGCTGAGCCTCACCATCGGCTACTTCGTGCCGAGGCTGTTCGCGGTCACGCGCGGCCAGTCGATCGCAAGCTCGTTCGAGATCGGCATCCACAACGCCACGCTCGCGATCGTCATCGCCCAGACCGTCATCGGCAGCGTCGAGATGAGCCTGCCCGCGGCGGTCTACGGCGTGCTGATGTTCTTCGTGGCGCTCGCCTTCGGCTTCCTGATCCGAGGCCGAACGCGCGTCGGCGCTGCATCCGGAGCGGAGGATGCGACCGTGCACGCGAGAATTCCGGATGCCGCAGGGCACGGAGATGGACGCCGAGGCTGA
- a CDS encoding FBP domain-containing protein: MQALVESDIRTSLGNASEAELATLSLPVRFFVAEWAHLDAFAWRDPRIPARGYLVTELDGSAAGVVLRATDHAGSQHRAAICNLCHTQQPADQVVLFSARRAGPAGERGDSVGTYICSDLACQETVRLGRPAAPSEVQPSVSELERIEGLARRTRAFVADVLGAR, from the coding sequence ATGCAGGCGCTCGTCGAGAGCGACATCCGCACGTCGCTCGGCAACGCGAGCGAAGCGGAGCTCGCCACGCTTTCGCTGCCGGTGCGCTTCTTCGTCGCCGAGTGGGCCCACCTCGACGCCTTCGCGTGGCGTGACCCCCGCATCCCCGCGCGCGGCTACCTCGTGACCGAACTCGACGGATCGGCCGCCGGCGTCGTGCTGCGAGCGACCGACCACGCCGGCTCCCAGCATCGCGCGGCCATCTGCAACCTCTGCCACACCCAGCAGCCCGCCGACCAGGTCGTGCTGTTCTCGGCACGGCGTGCCGGGCCGGCCGGCGAGCGCGGCGACAGTGTCGGCACCTACATCTGCAGTGACCTGGCGTGCCAGGAGACGGTGCGGCTCGGGCGCCCGGCAGCGCCCTCCGAGGTGCAGCCGAGCGTCTCGGAGCTCGAGCGCATCGAAGGCCTCGCCCGGCGCACCCGTGCGTTCGTCGCCGACGTGCTCGGCGCGCGCTGA
- a CDS encoding SGNH/GDSL hydrolase family protein, with protein sequence MFHSYAAIGDSFTEGVGDELPDGSVRGWADFVALGLAAAAREPIGYANLAIRGRKLGPIVDEQLEAAIALQPEVISFNGGGNDMLRPRMPEELVAGRFRQAVHRIRDAGIHVLMLSGANPTEHLPLGRVFDARGARLTAQLNDLAELDGVTFVDNFSDVGLRDIRYWSADKLHLNALGHARVASNVLTALELPVPAEWGVAEVATAPPGPRSRRTAAYYRQHVLPWIGRRLTGRSSGDRRTAKRPTLEPVAPDAAA encoded by the coding sequence ATGTTCCACTCCTACGCGGCCATCGGCGACAGCTTCACCGAGGGAGTCGGCGACGAGCTGCCCGACGGCAGCGTGCGCGGCTGGGCGGACTTCGTCGCACTCGGCCTCGCTGCCGCGGCGCGCGAGCCCATCGGCTACGCGAACCTCGCGATCCGCGGCCGCAAGCTCGGGCCGATCGTCGACGAGCAGCTCGAGGCGGCCATCGCCCTGCAGCCAGAGGTGATCAGCTTCAACGGCGGCGGCAACGACATGCTCCGCCCGCGCATGCCCGAAGAGCTCGTGGCCGGCCGGTTCCGGCAGGCGGTGCACCGCATCCGCGACGCCGGCATCCACGTGCTCATGCTGAGCGGGGCGAATCCGACCGAGCACCTGCCCCTCGGCCGGGTGTTCGACGCGCGCGGGGCGCGGCTCACGGCGCAGCTGAACGACCTCGCCGAGCTCGACGGCGTGACCTTCGTCGACAACTTCTCCGACGTGGGCCTGCGCGACATCCGCTACTGGTCGGCCGACAAGCTGCACCTGAACGCGCTGGGGCACGCCCGGGTCGCGAGCAACGTGCTCACCGCGCTCGAGCTGCCGGTGCCCGCGGAGTGGGGCGTCGCCGAGGTGGCCACCGCACCGCCGGGTCCCCGCAGCCGCCGCACTGCCGCCTACTACCGCCAGCACGTCCTGCCATGGATCGGCCGACGCCTCACGGGCCGCTCCTCGGGCGACCGCCGCACGGCGAAGCGTCCGACGCTCGAGCCGGTGGCTCCGGATGCCGCGGCTTGA
- a CDS encoding DUF1254 domain-containing protein produces the protein MSDQSRAGLSADELAEAVASLSTPDTVSSPFGDLRFFDGLPLPETVDAAYDALDLMRGIEVFLNAVPGASLVAFRTGLRAAGVTSPRQIGITQPRATSKALFLTPNTETTYGTTMLDLNAWGPTVIEAPPQSLCVVDDFWFRYVTDMGIAGPDRGAGGKYLFLPPGYEGEVPDGYFVYRTPTFTNFVVLRALGGVTAMKQTRIYPLAEAENPEPNEFVDLAELSFNTVHANDFSFYEEVAELVQEEPAEALDVERAGQLAAIGIVHGQPFAPDARVKAILEQAAPIAAGIARVIAYAPRDPDAVIYGSWRTPFVGGSYEFLRNGARLLDARTQFHYLATVITPAMAHAQVGAGSAYAYTVHDANGDLLDGARSYRLHVDANPPAKNFWAVDLYDTQTRSLLVVPSTPYPALASNDGKLQANDDGSYDLYFGPTAPEGKESNWVETIPGKAWFQLFRIYGPLEPWFDQTWRLNEFEPID, from the coding sequence ATGTCCGATCAGAGCCGTGCAGGACTCAGCGCAGACGAGCTGGCTGAGGCGGTGGCGTCGCTCAGTACTCCCGACACGGTGTCCTCGCCGTTCGGCGACCTGCGATTCTTCGACGGGCTGCCGCTGCCCGAGACGGTCGACGCGGCCTATGACGCGCTCGATCTCATGCGAGGCATCGAGGTGTTCCTGAACGCGGTTCCCGGTGCGTCGCTCGTGGCGTTCCGCACGGGCCTTCGTGCCGCGGGCGTCACGTCTCCTCGGCAGATCGGCATCACCCAGCCGCGTGCGACGTCGAAGGCGTTGTTCCTCACGCCGAACACGGAGACGACCTACGGAACGACGATGCTCGACTTGAACGCGTGGGGTCCGACGGTCATCGAGGCGCCGCCGCAGTCGCTCTGCGTGGTCGACGACTTCTGGTTCCGGTACGTGACCGACATGGGCATCGCCGGACCCGACCGAGGGGCGGGCGGCAAGTACCTCTTCCTCCCGCCCGGCTATGAGGGCGAGGTGCCCGACGGCTACTTCGTGTACCGGACCCCGACGTTCACGAATTTCGTCGTGCTCCGCGCGCTCGGCGGCGTGACCGCAATGAAGCAGACCCGCATCTACCCGCTCGCAGAGGCGGAGAACCCCGAACCGAACGAGTTCGTCGACCTCGCCGAACTCTCCTTCAACACGGTGCACGCCAACGACTTCTCGTTCTACGAAGAGGTGGCCGAACTGGTGCAGGAAGAACCGGCCGAGGCGCTCGACGTCGAGCGCGCCGGACAGCTCGCCGCCATCGGCATCGTGCACGGCCAGCCGTTCGCGCCCGATGCGCGAGTGAAGGCGATCCTCGAGCAGGCCGCCCCCATCGCCGCGGGCATCGCCCGCGTGATCGCCTACGCGCCACGTGATCCCGATGCGGTCATCTACGGCTCCTGGCGCACCCCGTTCGTCGGCGGAAGCTACGAGTTCCTGCGCAACGGTGCACGGCTGCTCGACGCTCGTACGCAGTTCCACTACCTCGCCACGGTCATCACCCCGGCGATGGCGCACGCCCAGGTCGGTGCGGGCTCGGCCTATGCCTACACGGTGCACGATGCGAACGGCGACCTGCTCGATGGCGCTCGCAGCTACCGCCTCCACGTCGACGCCAATCCGCCGGCGAAGAACTTCTGGGCAGTCGACCTGTACGACACCCAGACCCGATCATTGCTGGTCGTCCCGTCGACCCCGTATCCCGCGCTCGCGAGCAACGACGGCAAGCTCCAGGCCAACGATGACGGCTCGTACGATCTCTACTTCGGGCCGACCGCGCCCGAGGGCAAGGAGTCGAACTGGGTCGAGACGATCCCGGGCAAGGCGTGGTTCCAGCTCTTCCGCATCTACGGCCCCCTCGAGCCGTGGTTCGACCAGACCTGGCGGCTCAACGAGTTCGAGCCGATCGACTGA
- a CDS encoding DUF1918 domain-containing protein: MHANVGERLVIHGKQVGQADRHGEILEVRGEQGGPPYFVRFDDGHETLLYPGTDCELEHERQAH, from the coding sequence ATGCACGCGAACGTCGGCGAACGCCTCGTCATCCATGGCAAGCAGGTCGGCCAGGCCGACCGGCACGGAGAGATCCTCGAGGTACGGGGCGAGCAGGGCGGCCCGCCCTATTTCGTGCGCTTCGACGACGGCCACGAGACGCTCCTCTACCCGGGTACCGACTGCGAGCTCGAGCATGAGCGCCAGGCGCACTGA
- a CDS encoding M14 family zinc carboxypeptidase has product MTTVSKPPNRRRRTTMLAAAAAFAVAAPLAASAPALADANFPSPNGNTSIASIVTYDDLVAELNRIEKTSRFGVDVTTLAEVGTEVATSEQGRDLYVATVGDGPEAVWLQGRIHGNEPYGTESLLAVLKELGTNGSPDWTLLRETYTFHVIPMYNPDGSEANIRQTILQDGTERRIDLNRDWGAGKFVAAESEAFYEYWTMVDPAFAVDIHHQGLKAEYGTGDDVTLSLGISLAPGGPTLPGIEGGAYDTLTRQMHVHVYDELAKYGSINMDRYQVGGSLEIDIKGGVVSAMMLGFDYKGLNPEGHSNPAIFFETSGNTSDGSLGQKARGKSIHQNVLALTELLVGMATGEVQQEDAARWDEIPHAPVTGYQTDDGVIPATF; this is encoded by the coding sequence ATGACCACTGTCTCGAAGCCGCCGAATCGCCGCCGTCGCACGACCATGCTCGCTGCCGCGGCGGCGTTCGCCGTGGCCGCCCCGCTGGCGGCGAGTGCGCCGGCGCTGGCCGACGCGAATTTCCCGTCGCCGAATGGCAACACCAGCATCGCGAGCATCGTCACGTACGACGACCTCGTCGCGGAGCTGAACCGCATCGAGAAGACCTCGCGCTTCGGCGTCGACGTCACGACGCTCGCCGAGGTCGGCACCGAGGTCGCCACGTCCGAGCAGGGCCGCGACCTCTACGTCGCCACGGTCGGCGACGGGCCCGAGGCGGTCTGGCTGCAGGGCCGGATCCACGGGAACGAGCCGTACGGCACCGAATCGCTGCTCGCGGTGCTGAAGGAGCTCGGAACGAACGGCTCGCCCGACTGGACCCTATTGCGGGAGACGTACACGTTCCACGTCATCCCGATGTACAACCCCGACGGGTCGGAGGCGAACATCCGCCAGACGATCCTGCAGGACGGCACCGAGCGCCGCATCGACCTGAACCGCGACTGGGGCGCCGGCAAGTTCGTCGCCGCCGAGTCCGAGGCGTTCTACGAGTACTGGACGATGGTCGACCCGGCATTCGCCGTCGACATCCACCACCAGGGGCTCAAGGCGGAGTACGGCACCGGCGACGACGTGACGCTCTCGCTCGGCATCTCGCTCGCTCCCGGCGGACCCACGCTCCCGGGCATCGAGGGCGGCGCGTACGACACGCTGACCCGCCAGATGCACGTGCACGTGTACGACGAGCTCGCCAAGTACGGCAGCATCAACATGGATCGCTACCAGGTGGGCGGCAGCCTCGAGATCGACATCAAGGGCGGCGTGGTCTCGGCCATGATGCTCGGGTTCGACTACAAGGGCCTCAACCCCGAGGGTCACAGCAACCCGGCGATCTTCTTCGAGACGAGCGGCAACACGAGCGACGGCAGCCTCGGTCAGAAGGCCCGCGGCAAGTCGATCCACCAGAATGTGCTCGCGCTGACGGAATTGCTGGTGGGCATGGCCACCGGTGAAGTGCAGCAGGAGGACGCGGCGCGCTGGGACGAGATCCCGCACGCACCCGTCACCGGGTACCAGACCGACGACGGCGTGATCCCGGCGACTTTCTGA
- a CDS encoding GH1 family beta-glucosidase, translated as MDDATTADRPAFPPGFRWGAATAAFQIEGSTDADGRGPSVWDVFSHTPGRVLEGANADVAADSYRRYRDDVALLGELGATDYRFSISWSRVQPGGTGPANEPGLDYYERVVDALLDAGIAPLPTLFHWDLPQPLEEAGGWLARDTATRFGDFVELVLARLGDRVPRWITLNEPSMMTLQGYALGTQAPGHALMLGALPTAHHQLLAHGLAVAAIRAAGEAEVGITNNHTLVVPATDAPADVAAAGAFDAVVNRVFAGPVLTGAYPDLSGFGLDTFPGLQHGDLDVIGAPLDFYGVNFYNPTRVAAASAGSVFAAAGLPFEPVDFDDVPVTGFGWPIVPAAFTDVLVALQDDYGDRLPPIVITENGASFPDEVVGGRVHDVRRIAYFDAHIGAVRRAIELGVDVHGYLAWSLIDNFEWAEGYTQRFGLVHVDFETGVRTPKDSFTWYRELIARERAAHPR; from the coding sequence ATGGATGACGCCACCACTGCCGATCGCCCCGCCTTCCCGCCCGGCTTCCGGTGGGGCGCCGCGACCGCCGCCTTCCAGATCGAGGGATCGACGGATGCCGATGGCCGAGGCCCCTCCGTCTGGGATGTCTTCTCGCACACACCCGGCCGGGTCCTCGAGGGCGCGAACGCCGACGTCGCCGCCGACAGCTACCGCCGATACCGAGACGATGTCGCCCTGCTCGGCGAGCTCGGCGCCACCGACTACCGCTTCTCGATCTCGTGGAGCCGCGTGCAGCCGGGCGGTACGGGCCCGGCCAACGAGCCCGGACTCGACTACTACGAGCGCGTCGTCGATGCACTTCTCGACGCGGGCATCGCCCCGCTGCCGACGCTCTTCCACTGGGACCTGCCGCAGCCGCTCGAAGAGGCCGGCGGCTGGCTCGCCCGTGACACCGCGACCCGCTTCGGCGACTTCGTCGAGCTCGTGCTCGCCCGCCTCGGCGACCGCGTGCCTCGGTGGATCACCCTGAACGAGCCGTCGATGATGACGCTGCAGGGCTACGCGCTCGGCACGCAGGCGCCCGGGCACGCGCTCATGCTCGGCGCGCTGCCCACGGCGCACCACCAGCTGCTCGCGCACGGGCTCGCCGTCGCGGCGATCCGCGCTGCCGGCGAGGCCGAGGTCGGCATCACGAACAACCACACCCTGGTGGTGCCGGCGACGGATGCCCCGGCCGACGTGGCGGCCGCGGGCGCCTTCGACGCGGTGGTCAACCGCGTCTTCGCCGGCCCCGTGCTCACGGGCGCCTACCCGGACCTCAGCGGATTCGGCCTCGACACCTTCCCGGGGCTGCAGCACGGGGACCTCGACGTGATCGGTGCGCCGCTCGACTTCTACGGGGTGAACTTCTACAACCCGACGCGCGTGGCCGCGGCATCCGCCGGATCGGTGTTCGCGGCGGCCGGGCTGCCGTTCGAGCCGGTCGACTTCGACGACGTGCCCGTGACGGGCTTCGGCTGGCCGATCGTGCCGGCCGCGTTCACCGACGTGCTCGTCGCCCTGCAAGACGACTACGGCGACCGGCTCCCGCCGATCGTCATCACCGAGAACGGCGCCTCGTTCCCCGACGAGGTCGTCGGGGGCCGCGTGCACGACGTCCGCCGCATCGCCTATTTCGACGCGCACATCGGCGCCGTGCGCCGCGCGATCGAGCTCGGCGTCGACGTGCACGGCTACCTCGCCTGGTCGCTCATCGACAACTTCGAGTGGGCCGAGGGCTACACGCAGCGGTTCGGGCTCGTGCACGTCGACTTCGAGACCGGCGTGCGCACACCGAAGGACTCGTTCACTTGGTACCGCGAACTCATCGCGCGGGAGCGCGCCGCGCACCCCCGCTGA
- a CDS encoding PucR family transcriptional regulator — translation MLDTTYTAVRRHPSPRTIPGATVQPTVQTLLARSDLALTLRNPSASLPAVALATQVSWAHSSDLADPTPFLDAGHVLLTTGTQFGDGADDPGFAADYVARLRERGVAALGFGTEVIRAGTPEALVEACTVQGLPLFEVPYRVPFIAIARTVADLIAEDAYARHTWALAAQRSISLAALRPDGLSATLAELSHRIGAWVGLIDATGSLDREAPAGALGQPALGEVVGEARSMLRRGQRASRTLLAGESTSAPQRMTLQTLGSGGALRGVLAIGDSAELDQAGREVVTSVIALAGLALEQNRDLDRARGHLRSGLLRGILAGDTALAERVATEMWGPLPATPVRVAVTDAPALHVDRLTELLEVRVAERGGRLFFGRDDEQLVLLLEEADTGLAEELATEFELPVGVSDPVGPGGIALAHEQALRAVERARESGAGVVAFDEISRQGVLAFLARTDARAVALATLAPLSEHDEANGTALLTTARTWLEHGGQFDATAHALGVHRHTVRSRIALAERLLGRDLSGFHARADLWAALLAVS, via the coding sequence TTGTTGGACACCACGTACACCGCCGTGCGGCGGCATCCGTCGCCTCGAACCATTCCGGGAGCCACCGTGCAGCCGACCGTGCAGACCCTGCTCGCCCGCTCAGACCTCGCCCTCACGCTGCGGAACCCGTCGGCGAGCCTGCCGGCCGTGGCGCTCGCCACGCAGGTGTCGTGGGCGCACAGCTCCGACCTCGCCGACCCGACCCCGTTCCTCGATGCCGGGCACGTGCTGCTCACGACCGGCACGCAGTTCGGTGACGGTGCCGACGACCCGGGCTTCGCGGCCGATTACGTGGCGCGCCTTCGCGAGCGTGGGGTCGCCGCACTGGGATTCGGCACCGAGGTGATCCGCGCCGGCACCCCTGAGGCGCTCGTCGAGGCGTGCACGGTCCAGGGGCTGCCGCTCTTCGAGGTGCCATACCGCGTGCCGTTCATCGCTATCGCCCGCACGGTGGCCGACCTCATCGCCGAAGACGCGTACGCCCGCCACACGTGGGCGCTCGCGGCGCAGCGGTCGATCTCGCTCGCCGCACTTCGGCCCGACGGACTCTCGGCGACCCTCGCCGAGCTCTCGCACCGCATCGGCGCCTGGGTCGGCCTCATCGACGCCACGGGTTCGCTCGACCGGGAGGCGCCCGCCGGTGCGCTCGGCCAGCCCGCGCTCGGCGAGGTGGTGGGTGAGGCGCGGTCGATGCTGCGGCGCGGCCAGCGCGCGAGCCGCACGTTGCTCGCGGGCGAGTCGACGAGCGCGCCGCAGCGCATGACACTGCAGACCCTCGGCAGTGGCGGGGCGCTGCGCGGTGTGCTCGCGATCGGCGACTCCGCCGAGCTCGACCAGGCCGGCCGCGAGGTCGTCACCTCGGTGATCGCGCTCGCAGGGCTCGCGCTCGAGCAGAACCGCGACCTCGACCGCGCGCGGGGTCACCTGCGGTCGGGGCTCCTCCGCGGCATCCTCGCCGGCGACACCGCGCTCGCCGAACGGGTCGCCACCGAGATGTGGGGTCCGCTCCCAGCGACGCCGGTGCGGGTCGCGGTGACGGATGCCCCGGCGTTGCACGTCGATCGCCTCACCGAGCTGCTCGAGGTGCGGGTCGCCGAGCGCGGCGGCCGGCTCTTCTTCGGCCGCGACGACGAGCAGCTCGTGCTCCTCCTCGAGGAGGCCGACACGGGGCTCGCCGAGGAGCTCGCGACCGAGTTCGAGCTCCCGGTCGGCGTGTCCGACCCGGTCGGCCCCGGCGGCATCGCGCTCGCCCACGAACAGGCGCTGCGCGCGGTCGAACGTGCTCGCGAATCCGGCGCGGGCGTCGTCGCCTTCGACGAGATCAGCCGGCAGGGGGTGCTCGCCTTCCTCGCCCGAACCGACGCCCGGGCCGTGGCGCTCGCCACCCTCGCCCCGCTCAGCGAGCACGACGAGGCGAACGGCACGGCGCTGCTCACGACGGCGCGCACGTGGCTCGAGCACGGCGGACAGTTCGACGCCACCGCGCACGCCCTCGGGGTGCACCGGCACACGGTGCGCAGCCGTATCGCGCTTGCCGAACGGCTGCTCGGACGCGACCTCTCGGGGTTCCACGCGCGCGCCGACCTGTGGGCGGCGCTGCTCGCCGTCAGCTGA